Proteins encoded by one window of Kineosporia sp. NBRC 101731:
- the sucD gene encoding succinate--CoA ligase subunit alpha, with protein sequence MAIFIDGNSKVIVQGLTGSEGKKHAQLMLKSGTQVVGGVNPRKAGTTVEFEGGVSVPVFGSVVEAIKETGADVSVIFVPAAFTKAAAYEAIDAGIPLAVVITEGVPVHDTADFYQHAVNSGTTRIIGPNCPGLISPGQSNVGIIPASITGPGPIGLVSKSGTLTYQMMYELRDIGFSSGVGIGGDPVIGTTHIDALAAFEADPETKAIVMIGEIGGDAEERAAAYIKDHVTKPVVGYVAGFTAPEGKTMGHAGAIVSGSSGTAQAKKEALEAAGVKVGKTPSETAQLMRDIVSAL encoded by the coding sequence ATGGCGATCTTCATCGATGGGAACAGCAAGGTCATCGTCCAGGGCCTGACCGGTTCCGAGGGCAAGAAGCACGCGCAGCTGATGCTGAAGTCGGGCACCCAGGTCGTCGGCGGCGTGAACCCGCGCAAGGCCGGCACCACGGTCGAGTTCGAGGGCGGCGTCTCCGTACCGGTCTTCGGCTCTGTCGTCGAGGCGATCAAGGAGACCGGCGCCGACGTCAGCGTCATCTTCGTGCCGGCCGCCTTCACCAAGGCCGCCGCGTACGAGGCGATCGATGCGGGCATCCCGCTGGCCGTCGTCATCACCGAGGGCGTGCCGGTGCACGACACGGCTGACTTCTACCAGCACGCCGTCAACTCGGGCACCACGCGGATCATCGGGCCGAACTGCCCGGGTCTGATCTCTCCCGGGCAGTCCAACGTCGGCATCATCCCGGCCAGCATCACCGGCCCGGGACCGATCGGCCTGGTCAGCAAGAGCGGCACGCTGACTTACCAGATGATGTACGAACTACGGGACATCGGTTTCTCGTCGGGCGTCGGGATCGGCGGTGACCCGGTCATCGGCACCACGCACATCGATGCGCTCGCCGCGTTCGAGGCCGACCCCGAGACCAAGGCCATCGTCATGATCGGTGAGATCGGTGGCGACGCCGAAGAGCGCGCCGCGGCCTACATCAAAGACCACGTGACCAAGCCGGTCGTCGGCTACGTCGCGGGTTTCACCGCCCCCGAGGGCAAGACGATGGGTCACGCGGGCGCCATCGTGTCGGGCTCGTCCGGCACGGCGCAGGCGAAGAAGGAGGCCCTCGAGGCCGCCGGCGTGAAGGTCGGCAAGACGCCGAGCGAGACCGCTCAGCTCATGCGGGACATCGTCAGCGCTCTCTAG
- a CDS encoding DUF6350 family protein: MSTVRDHIGTPTGTVVRGPGRGPNVVLYAAVVAAQAAAASLAVVMVPVVLAWATASYSKAPWTDVVQFGIGAWLLGHHVGIVIPDGHLGLVPLGLMLVPVMSCWFGGVRLARGLDPNADAIREGIGRARPKAPTPKAMGVFVFSYAGIVTAIAALSTQPAVRPLLGQAFAGSMVIVCLSGAAGMAAWVGGGVVPGLRLLVDKTHSPKVIRRCLRPVLLGVSVQLLAAFVLLLVAGGLGWSRMVTLHSALGTGLVGGAVLVFAQLLVVPNLMIWAASYATGAGFAVGSGTTVAPGQLDVGTLPALPVLGALPGGPGPQWLWLLVAIPAVGGVVTGVRVLRMPLGRNFLHLDASSTRQMIERVPHHVRVPLVRSVVATVLMTLVWTLLGWLAGGAAGPGRLGTMGPDVPEFVLWMAIESGAAIVLTVAVGLGVRTLVRGRSQPDRSPSDRSSADRSQPAGAAASSQRTPAAGVPRPASPASLSGAARDPLEWLDRPGPPS, encoded by the coding sequence ATGAGCACCGTACGGGACCACATCGGCACACCCACGGGCACGGTGGTGCGGGGACCGGGCCGCGGGCCGAACGTGGTGCTGTACGCCGCGGTCGTCGCCGCCCAGGCTGCGGCGGCCTCACTCGCCGTGGTGATGGTGCCGGTGGTGCTGGCCTGGGCCACCGCCTCGTACAGCAAGGCCCCGTGGACCGATGTGGTGCAGTTCGGGATCGGCGCCTGGCTGCTCGGGCACCACGTCGGCATCGTGATCCCGGACGGCCACCTCGGTCTCGTCCCGCTCGGCCTGATGCTCGTGCCGGTGATGAGTTGCTGGTTCGGCGGGGTGCGTCTGGCCCGCGGTCTCGACCCGAACGCGGACGCGATCCGCGAGGGCATCGGGCGGGCCCGGCCCAAGGCGCCGACACCGAAGGCGATGGGCGTGTTCGTGTTCAGCTACGCCGGTATCGTCACGGCCATCGCTGCGCTGAGCACCCAGCCGGCGGTGAGACCGCTTCTGGGACAGGCGTTCGCCGGTTCGATGGTGATCGTCTGCCTGTCCGGTGCCGCCGGGATGGCCGCCTGGGTCGGCGGTGGGGTCGTGCCCGGTCTGCGCCTCTTGGTCGACAAGACCCACAGTCCCAAGGTGATCCGTCGTTGCCTGCGCCCGGTGCTGCTGGGGGTTTCCGTCCAGCTCCTCGCCGCCTTCGTCCTGCTGCTGGTCGCGGGCGGGCTGGGCTGGAGCCGGATGGTCACCTTGCACAGCGCCCTCGGCACGGGCCTCGTCGGCGGGGCCGTACTGGTGTTCGCCCAGCTCCTGGTCGTGCCCAACCTGATGATCTGGGCCGCCTCCTACGCCACCGGGGCCGGATTCGCCGTCGGCTCCGGCACCACCGTCGCCCCCGGGCAACTGGACGTCGGGACCCTGCCTGCCCTGCCGGTTCTCGGCGCTCTTCCGGGTGGGCCCGGGCCGCAGTGGCTCTGGCTGCTCGTCGCGATCCCGGCCGTCGGTGGGGTGGTGACCGGGGTGCGTGTGCTGCGGATGCCACTGGGCCGCAACTTCCTGCACCTCGACGCGTCGTCCACCCGCCAGATGATCGAACGGGTACCGCATCACGTGCGGGTGCCCCTGGTGCGGTCGGTGGTGGCGACCGTGCTGATGACGCTGGTCTGGACGCTGCTCGGCTGGCTCGCCGGGGGCGCGGCGGGGCCCGGGCGCCTGGGCACGATGGGGCCGGACGTGCCGGAGTTCGTGCTCTGGATGGCGATCGAGAGCGGTGCCGCGATCGTGCTGACCGTGGCGGTCGGGCTGGGGGTCAGGACGCTGGTCCGGGGCCGTTCGCAGCCGGACCGTTCGCCGTCCGATCGTTCGTCGGCGGACCGCTCGCAGCCGGCCGGGGCGGCTGCTTCCTCGCAGCGGACACCGGCGGCCGGGGTGCCTCGCCCGGCCTCGCCGGCCTCTCTGTCGGGTGCGGCCCGGGATCCGCTGGAGTGGCTCGACCGTCCCGGGCCGCCCTCGTGA
- the purN gene encoding phosphoribosylglycinamide formyltransferase → MTEEPQVPASQPRVAVIVSGSGTLLQALLDNAQGYTISSVLSDRADALGLERARAAGVPTAVVELKDFPDRAAWDRGLLRAVETFSPDLIVLAGFMRIIGEPLLTTYGGRIINTHPALLPAFPGAHGVRDALAHGVKVTGCSVIIVDAGTDTGPIVAQQAVDVLDDDSQESLHERIKVIERNLLVDVVEQMATTGWQVDGRRVRLGRPAG, encoded by the coding sequence GTGACCGAGGAACCGCAGGTACCCGCTTCCCAGCCGCGGGTGGCCGTCATCGTGTCCGGCAGCGGCACTCTGCTGCAGGCACTTCTGGACAACGCACAGGGTTACACCATCAGTTCCGTGCTCTCCGACCGCGCCGACGCGCTGGGTCTGGAACGGGCGCGGGCGGCCGGTGTTCCCACTGCGGTGGTGGAGCTGAAGGACTTCCCCGACCGCGCGGCCTGGGACCGGGGTCTGCTGCGGGCGGTCGAGACGTTCTCGCCCGACCTGATCGTGCTCGCCGGCTTCATGCGGATCATCGGTGAGCCGCTGTTGACCACGTACGGCGGCCGGATCATCAACACCCACCCGGCCCTGCTGCCCGCCTTCCCGGGGGCGCACGGGGTCCGCGACGCGCTGGCCCATGGGGTCAAGGTCACCGGCTGCTCGGTGATCATCGTGGACGCGGGCACGGACACCGGTCCGATCGTCGCCCAGCAGGCGGTGGACGTCCTGGACGACGACTCGCAGGAGTCGCTGCACGAACGCATCAAGGTCATCGAGCGGAACCTGCTGGTGGACGTGGTGGAGCAGATGGCTACCACCGGCTGGCAGGTCGACGGCCGGCGTGTGCGCCTGGGGCGCCCCGCAGGCTGA
- the purH gene encoding bifunctional phosphoribosylaminoimidazolecarboxamide formyltransferase/IMP cyclohydrolase — protein MTSDPTTRLPIRRALVSVYDKTGLEDLARGLHEAGVALVSTGSTASRIAAAGVPVTKVEDLTGFPECLDGRVKTLHPKVHAGLLADRRLDSHVQQLAELGVEPFDLLISNLYPFTATVASGATPDECVEQIDIGGPSMVRGAAKNHPSVAVVVDPARYADVLTAVTAGGFTLAQRQQLAAAAFRHTAEYDVAVASWMGSVLAPAQDGSAFPVFSGATYERETVLRYGENPHQQAALYRSERPGLAHAEQLHGKEMSYNNYVDTDAAWRAAHDHGDEPTVAIIKHNNPCGIAVEAGAGGVASAHLKAHNCDPVSAYGGVVATNQTVSVEMAERLSEIFTEVVAAPDFEPAALEVLTRKKNIRLLKVPVDTAPPAVETRPISGGLLVQNVDRIDAGAGDDSATGGDAPSKWRLVSGEAADEATLADLEFAWRAIRAVKSNAILLADGGASVGIGMGQVNRVDSCRLAVDRAGADRAKGAVAASDAFFPFADGLQVLLDAGVRAVVQPGGSIRDEEVIAAAQAAGVTMYLTGTRHFAH, from the coding sequence ATGACGTCCGACCCCACCACCCGGCTCCCGATCCGCCGGGCCCTGGTCTCCGTCTACGACAAGACCGGTCTCGAAGACCTGGCCCGTGGTCTGCACGAGGCCGGGGTGGCCCTGGTCTCGACCGGTTCCACCGCCTCGCGCATCGCGGCCGCCGGGGTGCCGGTCACCAAGGTCGAAGACCTCACCGGCTTCCCCGAGTGCCTCGACGGCCGGGTCAAGACGCTGCACCCGAAAGTGCACGCGGGGCTGCTGGCCGACCGCCGGCTCGACTCGCACGTGCAGCAGCTGGCCGAGCTCGGGGTCGAGCCGTTCGACCTGCTGATCAGCAACCTGTACCCGTTCACGGCCACGGTCGCCTCCGGGGCCACGCCGGACGAGTGCGTCGAGCAGATCGACATCGGCGGCCCGAGCATGGTGCGCGGCGCCGCGAAGAACCACCCGTCGGTGGCCGTCGTGGTCGACCCGGCCCGTTACGCCGATGTGCTGACCGCCGTCACCGCGGGCGGGTTCACCCTGGCCCAGCGGCAGCAGCTGGCCGCCGCCGCGTTCCGGCACACCGCCGAGTACGACGTCGCGGTCGCCTCCTGGATGGGCAGTGTGCTGGCCCCCGCGCAGGACGGCAGCGCGTTCCCGGTCTTCTCGGGTGCCACCTACGAGCGCGAGACGGTGCTCCGCTACGGCGAGAACCCGCACCAGCAGGCCGCGCTGTACCGCAGCGAACGCCCCGGCCTGGCCCACGCCGAGCAGCTGCACGGCAAGGAGATGTCGTACAACAACTACGTCGACACCGATGCCGCCTGGCGGGCCGCGCACGACCACGGTGACGAGCCGACCGTCGCGATCATCAAGCACAACAACCCCTGCGGTATCGCGGTCGAGGCCGGTGCGGGCGGTGTGGCGAGCGCCCACCTCAAGGCCCACAACTGCGACCCGGTCTCGGCCTACGGCGGCGTCGTGGCCACCAACCAGACCGTGAGTGTGGAGATGGCCGAGCGGCTCTCCGAGATCTTCACCGAGGTGGTGGCCGCTCCCGACTTCGAGCCGGCCGCGCTCGAGGTGCTGACCCGCAAGAAGAACATCCGGCTGCTGAAGGTGCCGGTCGACACGGCTCCGCCGGCGGTCGAGACCCGGCCGATCAGCGGTGGCCTGCTGGTTCAGAACGTCGACCGCATCGATGCCGGTGCCGGTGACGACTCGGCCACCGGTGGCGACGCCCCCTCGAAGTGGCGCCTGGTCTCCGGTGAGGCGGCCGACGAGGCCACGCTGGCCGATCTGGAGTTCGCCTGGCGGGCCATCCGCGCGGTGAAGTCCAACGCCATCCTGCTGGCCGACGGCGGTGCCAGCGTCGGCATCGGGATGGGCCAGGTCAACCGGGTGGACTCGTGCCGCCTGGCGGTGGACCGGGCCGGGGCCGACCGGGCCAAGGGCGCGGTCGCCGCCTCGGACGCGTTCTTCCCGTTCGCCGACGGTCTGCAGGTCCTGCTCGACGCCGGGGTGCGCGCCGTGGTGCAGCCGGGCGGGTCGATCCGTGACGAGGAAGTCATCGCCGCGGCCCAGGCCGCCGGGGTGACCATGTACCTGACCGGTACCCGTCACTTCGCCCACTGA
- a CDS encoding DUF3017 domain-containing protein — translation MEGPSLPVRRIAFLVVLLLVAASLPLTMLVNFQVGGYSLALAAIVGGTARAVLPPYLCLGLLVRSRQQDVLTMFVLGVAIALLAWKVPGG, via the coding sequence GTGGAAGGGCCGTCGCTACCGGTACGCCGGATCGCGTTCCTGGTCGTGCTGCTTCTGGTGGCGGCGTCCCTGCCACTGACCATGCTGGTGAACTTCCAGGTCGGTGGCTACTCGCTCGCCCTGGCGGCGATCGTCGGCGGCACCGCCCGGGCGGTGCTGCCGCCCTACCTCTGCCTGGGCCTGTTGGTCCGGTCCCGGCAGCAGGACGTCCTGACCATGTTCGTCCTGGGTGTCGCCATTGCGTTGCTGGCGTGGAAAGTCCCCGGCGGATGA
- a CDS encoding toxic anion resistance protein, giving the protein MSEPTSPGFQAAATRPSPLEPPAPSAPSLTLSAPEPPPVIAQTQAHELAPAVDPGAVPGLDAKVNDYIGSLMTADPKSPEFASRTNDVRTMGDTDIREAADSSNRLLQVPVRALNEGGLSQGSKVGSTLVELRRTVEDLDPKGATGTKKILGMIPFGNKVRDYFQRYQSAQEQLNAIIQALYNGQDELRRDNASLNQEKQQLWTTMARLNQYIYVAERLDARLSATIAELDATDPQRAKALREDVLFYVRQKHQDLLTQLAVSIQGYLAMDIIIKNNLELIKGVDRATTTTVSALRTAVIVAQALSNQQLVLDQITALNSTTSRMIESTSEMLKDNSARIQAGAASAAVGLPELQRAFANIYATMDAIDTFKVQALDTMASTIGTLETETTKARGYLDRVHANDQRTSEASRGGSLDLGIGR; this is encoded by the coding sequence ATGAGCGAGCCTACGAGCCCCGGTTTTCAGGCTGCTGCCACCCGCCCGAGCCCGCTGGAGCCCCCGGCGCCGTCGGCGCCCTCGCTCACCCTGTCCGCGCCGGAGCCGCCCCCGGTGATCGCGCAGACCCAGGCGCACGAGCTGGCCCCGGCCGTCGACCCGGGCGCCGTTCCCGGGCTCGACGCGAAGGTGAACGACTACATCGGCTCACTGATGACGGCCGATCCCAAGTCGCCGGAGTTCGCCAGCCGCACCAACGACGTGCGCACGATGGGCGACACCGACATCCGGGAGGCGGCCGACAGCTCCAACCGGCTGCTGCAGGTGCCCGTGCGGGCCCTGAACGAGGGTGGCCTGTCGCAGGGCTCGAAGGTCGGCTCCACGCTGGTCGAGCTGCGGCGCACGGTGGAAGACCTGGACCCGAAGGGTGCCACCGGCACCAAGAAGATCCTCGGGATGATCCCGTTCGGCAACAAGGTGCGGGACTACTTCCAGCGCTACCAGAGTGCGCAGGAGCAGCTGAACGCGATCATCCAGGCGCTCTACAACGGTCAGGACGAGCTGCGTCGCGACAACGCCTCCCTGAACCAGGAGAAGCAGCAGCTGTGGACCACCATGGCCCGGCTGAACCAGTACATCTACGTGGCCGAGCGGCTCGACGCGCGGCTGTCGGCCACGATCGCCGAGCTGGACGCGACCGATCCGCAGCGGGCCAAGGCCCTGCGCGAAGACGTGCTGTTCTACGTGCGGCAGAAGCACCAGGACCTGCTCACCCAGCTGGCGGTGTCGATCCAGGGCTATCTGGCGATGGACATCATCATCAAGAACAACCTGGAGCTCATCAAGGGCGTCGACCGGGCGACCACGACCACGGTCTCGGCGCTGCGCACGGCGGTCATCGTGGCCCAGGCGCTGTCCAACCAGCAGCTCGTGCTCGACCAGATCACCGCGCTGAACAGCACCACCTCGCGGATGATCGAGAGCACCTCGGAGATGCTGAAAGACAACTCGGCGCGCATCCAGGCCGGGGCCGCGTCGGCCGCGGTCGGCCTGCCCGAACTGCAGCGGGCCTTCGCCAACATCTACGCGACGATGGATGCCATCGACACGTTCAAGGTGCAGGCGCTCGACACGATGGCCTCCACCATCGGCACGCTCGAGACCGAGACCACCAAGGCCCGCGGCTATCTCGACCGGGTCCACGCCAACGACCAGCGCACGTCCGAGGCCTCGCGCGGCGGTTCGCTCGACCTGGGGATCGGGCGCTGA
- a CDS encoding AAA family ATPase — MTEHHELVPALENLMATGMSAGLQRDQVYAEGASFAAAIAESAPGGAQDWAAHLGRTVQDFFDAASSARRWRNAPTALLTGLVNDRSPIATDYARALTEVASAACSLGEPTIRVVANASAASAAQLAGVKVSPAPTTAPAPAPFQEPVSVQDLPGGWRFTGTPDPAGPMASQASVPAVEPVVEPEAPEVPARSLAELLAELDALIGLTSVKNEIHRQAQLLRVEKLREEAGLRSVTITRHLVFNGNPGTGKTTVARLVSGIYRALGLLSKGHLVEVDRSELVAGYLGQTAAKTAEVVKSALGGVLFIDEAYSLAGDDYGTEAIDTLVKEMEDHRDDLVVIVAGYPGPMAGFIASNPGLSSRFRTVIEFDDYTDAELEQIFAVHAGNADYEVGETTRARFRELLPEGDRPVGFGNGRWARNMLEAAIGHQAWRLRDVEAPTLEQLRELAPGDLDGNSDELSNEFGGSGVGTDVSVHNEAHVPDKGTEHAP, encoded by the coding sequence GTGACCGAACACCACGAACTCGTGCCGGCCCTCGAGAATCTCATGGCGACAGGCATGTCGGCCGGTCTGCAGCGGGATCAGGTGTATGCCGAGGGGGCGTCGTTCGCCGCGGCCATCGCCGAGTCCGCGCCCGGTGGTGCGCAGGACTGGGCCGCTCATCTGGGGCGCACCGTACAAGACTTCTTCGACGCCGCGAGCAGTGCCCGGCGCTGGCGCAACGCCCCTACCGCCCTGCTGACCGGTCTGGTGAACGATCGTTCGCCCATCGCGACCGACTATGCGAGAGCCCTGACCGAGGTGGCTTCCGCCGCGTGCTCACTCGGCGAGCCGACCATCCGGGTCGTGGCCAATGCCTCGGCCGCTTCGGCCGCGCAGCTGGCCGGGGTGAAGGTCTCGCCGGCACCGACAACAGCACCAGCACCAGCACCGTTCCAGGAGCCGGTCTCGGTCCAGGATCTGCCCGGCGGCTGGCGTTTCACCGGTACGCCCGACCCGGCCGGTCCGATGGCTTCGCAGGCCTCGGTTCCCGCGGTAGAGCCGGTGGTTGAGCCGGAAGCGCCTGAGGTGCCTGCCCGATCGCTGGCCGAGCTGCTGGCTGAACTCGATGCGCTGATCGGCCTGACCTCGGTGAAGAACGAGATCCACCGGCAGGCGCAGCTGTTGCGGGTGGAGAAGCTGCGCGAGGAGGCCGGGCTGCGCAGCGTGACGATCACCCGGCACCTGGTGTTCAACGGCAACCCGGGCACCGGCAAGACCACGGTGGCCCGGCTGGTCTCCGGCATCTACCGGGCTCTCGGGCTGCTCTCCAAGGGGCACCTGGTCGAGGTCGACCGGTCCGAGCTGGTGGCCGGCTACCTGGGCCAGACCGCCGCGAAGACCGCCGAGGTGGTCAAGAGCGCGCTGGGCGGAGTTCTTTTCATCGACGAGGCCTACTCGCTGGCCGGTGACGACTACGGCACCGAGGCCATCGACACGCTGGTGAAGGAGATGGAAGATCACCGCGACGACCTGGTGGTCATCGTGGCGGGCTACCCCGGCCCGATGGCCGGGTTCATCGCCAGCAACCCGGGACTCTCCAGCCGGTTCCGCACGGTCATCGAGTTCGACGACTACACCGACGCCGAGCTCGAGCAGATCTTCGCGGTGCACGCCGGCAACGCCGACTACGAGGTCGGTGAGACGACCCGGGCCCGCTTCCGCGAGCTGCTGCCGGAAGGTGACCGACCGGTCGGGTTCGGCAACGGGCGCTGGGCGCGCAACATGCTGGAGGCTGCGATCGGGCACCAGGCCTGGCGGCTGCGGGACGTCGAGGCGCCCACCCTGGAGCAACTGCGGGAACTGGCGCCCGGTGACCTGGACGGAAACAGTGATGAACTGAGCAACGAATTCGGGGGTTCCGGCGTCGGCACGGATGTGAGCGTTCACAACGAGGCCCACGTGCCGGACAAGGGAACGGAGCACGCACCATGA
- a CDS encoding glutamate ABC transporter substrate-binding protein, whose amino-acid sequence MKRPRLLAVVGATALLAGCGTATTSASPTSRPATQPVSQARPAAALAADDTIPTCPQDGKSAVASIDPGSITTSASSWPSGSTMADIKERGKLIAGVAGDVTLWGSRDPFTGKLAGFDVDVVKRVAQELGLDPNRDVEYKVINFAQRLPKLQEHEVDLVADTMTMNCARWFGTDANKTNYINFSTEYYRAGQKLLLRSDSDATNVEDLGDATVCTTEGSTSLENIKDLVKSTVVVSDVGECLVKFQEGEATAITSDDTVLAGFAKQDPYAKVMAGDPLNIVPYGLGTASDAADLTQFVNVVLEDMRRDGTLDRLYTKWMSGSGTQPDVPPAVYGRTEAELTKDRG is encoded by the coding sequence ATGAAGCGACCTCGCCTTCTGGCGGTAGTAGGTGCCACCGCGCTGCTGGCCGGCTGCGGAACCGCCACCACGTCGGCATCGCCGACGTCCCGACCGGCGACCCAGCCGGTGTCACAGGCCCGTCCGGCGGCCGCACTGGCCGCCGACGACACCATTCCCACATGTCCCCAGGACGGAAAGTCCGCCGTGGCGTCCATCGATCCGGGCAGTATCACCACGTCCGCGAGCTCCTGGCCGAGCGGCTCCACCATGGCCGATATCAAGGAGCGCGGAAAGCTGATCGCGGGCGTCGCGGGTGACGTCACGCTCTGGGGTTCGCGTGACCCGTTCACCGGCAAGCTCGCCGGTTTCGACGTCGACGTGGTCAAGCGGGTGGCGCAGGAACTCGGGCTCGACCCGAACCGCGACGTCGAGTACAAGGTCATCAACTTCGCCCAGCGTCTGCCGAAGCTCCAGGAGCACGAGGTCGACCTGGTCGCGGACACCATGACGATGAACTGCGCCCGCTGGTTCGGCACCGACGCCAACAAGACCAACTACATCAACTTCTCCACCGAGTACTACCGGGCCGGCCAGAAACTGCTGCTGCGCAGCGACTCCGACGCCACGAACGTCGAAGACCTGGGCGATGCCACGGTCTGCACCACGGAGGGCTCCACCAGCCTCGAGAACATCAAGGACCTGGTGAAATCCACGGTGGTGGTGAGCGATGTGGGCGAGTGCCTGGTGAAGTTCCAGGAGGGCGAGGCCACCGCGATCACCAGTGACGACACGGTGCTCGCCGGGTTCGCGAAGCAGGACCCGTACGCCAAGGTGATGGCGGGCGACCCGCTCAACATCGTGCCGTACGGTCTCGGCACCGCGTCCGACGCCGCCGACCTCACCCAGTTCGTCAACGTGGTGCTGGAAGACATGCGGCGTGACGGCACCCTCGACCGGCTCTACACCAAGTGGATGAGCGGCAGCGGCACCCAGCCCGACGTGCCCCCGGCGGTCTACGGGCGCACCGAGGCCGAGCTCACGAAGGACCGGGGCTGA